The Dunckerocampus dactyliophorus isolate RoL2022-P2 chromosome 1, RoL_Ddac_1.1, whole genome shotgun sequence genome has a segment encoding these proteins:
- the nol9 gene encoding polynucleotide 5'-hydroxyl-kinase NOL9: MKAKRGSHSKGSTKSHKWKDVRGKRCRPPINPSDLNSSPAMASMIKEHRGTSKKKPTVKRLKTKAKQVSGNKSFTNGAMELDSDESQEWKAYAQAVQVNGVKMQEDAATCRLDWKSLHQCAERDDQRKHAVLVMQQGQTLCFRGKCFLTCLYGRVEVMGFTIEEGQQSYPLFSPASHCPLTVRAEEGCHGGRDHRSAAADILRSYLSPASQKKLLRKVVPNSSIVLLEPMETPLTRFLSSFTDHGRLFNPPVAELMSAILDTPLNGLGMVPLADDIEGLRLSPSCQDSLDAVVDACRGDMDGCAVVLVYGAKNVGKSTYIRVLINTLLNHTTSVDYLEADVGQTEFTPTGCLSLLTVREPLLGPPFTHQRAPDHMVYYGQSSCESDLGRYLESLKSLWRKRPPTRDMPLVINTMGWVKGFGLQLLVDLLRFLPVSHVIQLSHGGAPQCPALTPEFLETANGFQTHPPAQTALDELTESHSPPRSYVHMSVKAEFQGAGSQGRTKHQRPNEQREMSLLAYLSQLQSADPGPVRPLHSLTPYQVPHTAVALGVLHFEVAASDMLYAANAGLVGLCCMAEKVTSNGGPVLLSRAPVCPCVGLGVLRGIDMARGLYFILTPLDPALLRKVNCLLLGATSLPSCILTTQNGFQEDPPYVTSDYSFDLTGAGKLRVFKGLQRPGHMGLQ; the protein is encoded by the exons ATGAAGGCAAAGAGGGGCAGTCATTCAAAGGGCAGCACCAAATCCCACAAGTGGAAGGACGTGAGGGGCAAAAGGTGCAGACCCCCCATCAACCCCTCTGACCTCAACTCCAGCCCGGCCATGGCCAGCATGATCAAGGAGCACCGGGGGACCTCCAAGAAGAAACCCACCGTGAAGAGACTGAAGACCAAGGCAAAGCAAGTGTCCGGGAACAAGTCTTTCACCAATGGCGCCATGGAGCTGGATTCAGACGAGTCTCAGGAGTGGAAGGCGTATGCCCAAGCCGTCCAAGTCAATGGGGTAAAGATGCAGGAGGATGCAGCGACTTGTCGACTTGATTGGAAGTCTCTCCATCAGTGTGCAGAGAGGGACGACCAGAGGAAGCATGCAGTGCTGGTCATGCAGCAGGGACAG ACGCTGTGTTTCCGCGGGAAGTGCTTTTTGACATGCCTGTATGGCCGCGTGGAAGTGATGGGCTTCACCATCGAGGAGGGCCAGCAGTCGTATCCGCTCTTCTCTCCCGCCTCGCATTGTCCGCTGACCGTCAGAGCCGAGGAGGGCTGCCATGGCGGCCGGGACCACAGAAGTGCCGCTGCAGACATCCTGCGCAGTTACCTTTCACCCG CGTCGCAGAAGAAGCTGCTTAGGAAGGTCGTCCCCAACTCCTCCATCGTCCTGCTGGAGCCCATGGAGACGCCGCTGACGCGCTTCCTCTCCAGCTTCACGGATCACGGCAGACTGTTCAACCCCCCCGTG GCTGAACTCATGTCGGCCATCTTGGACACGCCCCTGAACGGTCTGGGCATGGTTCCTCTGGCCGACGACATCGAGGGCCTGAGGTTGTCACCCAGCTGCCAGGATTCCCTGGATGCCGTGGTGGATGCCTGTCGAg GGGACATGGATGGCTGCGCGGTGGTCCTTGTGTACGGCGCCAAGAACGTGGGCAAGTCCACGTACATCCGTGTCCTCATCAATACTCTACTCAATCA taccACCAGCGTGGATTATTTAGAAGCAGATGTTGGTCAAACAGAATTCACCCCAACTGGTTGCCTTTCTTTGCTGACCGTCAGAGAACCTCTACTAG GCCCCCCTTTCACACATCAGCGTGCTCCAGACCACATGGTTTACTACGGCCAGTCGTCCTGCGAGTCGGACTTGGGTCGCTACCTGGAAAGCCTCAAGTCCTTGTGGAGGAAACGCCCCCCCACCAGAGACATGCCTCTCGTCATCAACACCATGGGCTGGGTCAAAG GTTTTGGGCTGCAGCTGCTGGTGGACTTGCTCCGCTTCCTCCCGGTGTCGCATGTCATCCAGCTGTCTCACGGTGGCGCCCCCCAGTGCCCCGCCCTCACCCCGGAGTTCCTCGAGACAGCCAACGGCTTCCAGACGCACCCGCCGGCCCAGACGGCACTGGATGAGCTGACTGAGAGCCACAGCCCGCCGCGCAGCTACGTCCACATGAGCGTCAAGGCCGAGTTCCAGGGCGCGGGTAGCCAAGGAAGAAC GAAGCACCAGCGACCCAATGAGCAGAGAGAAATGTCACTGTTGGCTTACCTTAGTCAGCTGCAGTCTGCTGATCCAGGACCTGTTAGACCTCTTCACTCCCTCACGCCCTACCAG GTGCCGCACACCGCCGTGGCTTTAGGCGTGCTCCACTTTGAGGTGGCGGCCAGCGACATGCTGTATGCCGCCAATGCGGGCCTGGTGGGTCTCTGCTGCATGGCTGAGAAGGTGACCAGCAATGGAGGTCCAGTCCTGCTGTCCCGGGCCCCCGTCTGCCCCTGTGTGGGCCTGG GTGTGCTACGAGGTATCGACATGGCGCGAGGTCTCTATTTCATCTTGACGCCGCTGGATCCCGCCCTTCTCCGCAAGGTTAACTGTCTTCTCCTGGGGGCCACGTCTTTGCCCTCCTGCATCCTGACCACGCAG AATGGATTTCAGGAAGATCCCCCTTATGTCACTTCCGACTACAGCTTCGACCTGACCGGAGCGGGAAAGTTGAGGGTCTTCAAGGGCCTGCAGAGACCGGGTCACATGGGGCTGCAGTGA